Genomic window (Herpetosiphon gulosus):
TTGTGGGCGTGCTGATCCTCGCACTCTGGAGTTGGCGCAGTCGGGCGGGGGTGCTGCGATGATCCGGCGTGGATTGCTCTTGCCCATGGTGCTGATCTGCCTCATCGCTCCAGCAGCCACCACGGCCCAAACACCAACCACGACGGCATCCGTTGCGGCATGGGCATTTGATACCCCGCGCACCTTGGGTAGGGATAGCGGCGTGATTCGCGGCCTCGCCACGGCGCTCGACGACCACGGCTATGCCCATACCAGTTATCTCCGCGCCAGCGAGTTTATGGCTGAGGCCAGTCACAGCGCCCTGATCGTGCAAGGCGTAACCCACGCAGGCGACCGCTATGAGCGCCGTCTGTGGCAGGGCGAACCCAGTGCTGGCCCGACCGCGATCACCGCCCGCTCAGGCCGCATCATCGTCGCCGCAACGCTCGATGGACAGGTGCGGCTGTGGGAAAGTCGCGATAGCGGGGTGACGTGGGGCGAAGTGGAGAGTCCCATTCCGGCCAGCGTAGCGCAACTGGCCATCCTACCCGATGGCCGCGCCGTGCTGGCGTTGCTCACGCGCACGGGGATGCAGTTTACCCTCACCATCGCAACCGAAACGAGCGCAGGCAGCGGAACATGGCTGTTGGCCAACCCCTTGCCAAGCAGCGCTAGTACAGTGTTGACCGTGTGGCAGCGGGACGACGTGCGCACCGATCAGGCTGGATTACCGCAGCTGGTCATCGCACAG
Coding sequences:
- a CDS encoding exo-alpha-sialidase; translation: MIRRGLLLPMVLICLIAPAATTAQTPTTTASVAAWAFDTPRTLGRDSGVIRGLATALDDHGYAHTSYLRASEFMAEASHSALIVQGVTHAGDRYERRLWQGEPSAGPTAITARSGRIIVAATLDGQVRLWESRDSGVTWGEVESPIPASVAQLAILPDGRAVLALLTRTGMQFTLTIATETSAGSGTWLLANPLPSSASTVLTVWQRDDVRTDQAGLPQLVIAQGRAGGVQLVITQNGTTWQPQTIASTTPHALALSAVGGRLVVVHEQYGERVLWLASSTVREDWQVTRLSTPSSVIVEANPLLHDPQTNTVMLLTTCRFPDRLFGSYRAQLCLSRVGADDLHTAGAWESQWAEPWTPIAMAQPHTAQAGAVVVTHGMQAHVAWVGQFIPSDFLHINATQAGFVTTSEAMATTGRIPALARLDAP